In Thermus filiformis, one DNA window encodes the following:
- a CDS encoding iron ABC transporter substrate-binding protein → MKRAILSVLTLLALAQAQTLTVYSGRGQGLVEPIVKQFEAETGIKVQVRYGTDAQILAALLEEGRRSPADVFWANTAGALGRAAQAGLLAPLGQTLLSRPVAFVPESKAWVPLTVRLRVLAYNPQKFKPEELPKSILDLPRFAQERGLKGRVGWTPTYSSFQDMVAGMIALYGEAKTREWLLAMKALEPKSYASNPAMLEAMRAGEIDLASTNHYYLVRFQRAGYTLGRHFFQDGDAGNLALVTGAGVLKTSKNLPAATRFLSYLLSAKGQQFFTSEIGEYPVAKGVVLGPQLLPLEEALRKSPRLDFEKLDLEAALKLLRDLGIL, encoded by the coding sequence ATGAAGCGAGCGATCCTGAGCGTTCTCACCCTTCTGGCGCTGGCCCAGGCCCAGACCCTGACCGTGTACAGCGGCCGGGGTCAGGGCCTGGTGGAGCCCATCGTGAAGCAGTTTGAAGCGGAGACAGGCATTAAGGTCCAGGTCCGTTACGGCACGGACGCCCAGATCCTGGCGGCCCTTTTGGAGGAGGGCCGGCGCTCCCCCGCAGACGTCTTCTGGGCCAACACCGCAGGCGCCCTAGGCCGGGCCGCCCAGGCGGGCCTCCTCGCCCCCCTGGGCCAGACCCTCCTCTCCCGGCCGGTGGCCTTCGTCCCCGAGTCCAAGGCCTGGGTGCCCCTCACGGTCCGGCTCAGGGTCCTGGCCTACAACCCGCAGAAGTTCAAGCCCGAGGAGCTTCCCAAGAGCATCCTGGACCTCCCCCGCTTCGCCCAGGAAAGGGGCCTGAAGGGCCGGGTGGGCTGGACCCCCACCTACTCCAGCTTCCAGGACATGGTGGCGGGGATGATCGCCCTCTACGGCGAGGCCAAAACGCGGGAGTGGCTCCTCGCCATGAAGGCCCTCGAGCCCAAGAGCTACGCCTCCAACCCGGCCATGCTGGAGGCCATGCGGGCGGGGGAGATTGACCTCGCCTCCACCAACCACTACTACCTGGTCCGGTTCCAGCGGGCCGGGTACACCCTGGGCCGGCACTTCTTCCAGGACGGCGACGCGGGGAACCTGGCCCTGGTCACGGGGGCAGGGGTGCTGAAGACGAGCAAGAACCTCCCCGCCGCTACCCGCTTCCTCTCCTATCTGCTCTCCGCCAAGGGCCAGCAGTTCTTCACCAGCGAGATCGGGGAGTACCCCGTGGCCAAGGGGGTGGTGCTGGGGCCGCAGCTTCTGCCCCTGGAGGAGGCACTCCGGAAGAGCCCCAGGCTGGACTTTGAGAAGCTGGACCTCGAGGCCGCCCTCAAGCTCCTGAGGGATCTGGGAATCCTGTAA
- a CDS encoding ABC transporter permease — protein MVLSRPLPPWPFLLPALLTGGGVVLPLVYLVVRALEARPEVLLNLLLRPKTLGLFANTLALLLFVLLLTTLLALPLAWLTTRTDLKGKRFLALLLALPLAVPGYVGAYALLAATGPGGLLPLPRPEGFWGAGLVLALFTYPYLFLNLRAAFLGLDPGQEEAARTLGHGPFSVFLRVTLPQLFPAFLSGWMVVGLHVLGDFGVVSLLRYETFSYAIYLQYSAAFDRTYAAALALFLLLLTGGVLGLEALLLRRYVGGRVGRGSARAAQPAPLGRLRPLAYGLLLLPPLLALGFPLYTLFHLALRFPGSGLSEVGLAFAHSALASSLAAALVVAMALPLAYTGVRFPSFWSRLLERVAYLGYATPPLAYALAWIFLSLRLFPFLYQTLPLLVLAYSFHLLAEGLGPIRAALYQVPPRLEEAARTLGRTPVQAFFQVTFPLLWRGAAAGGALVFMAGMKELPLTLLLAPLGYTTLATRVFGYTQEAMFAEAAPFALLLVLLSAAFVGVLLWSEKR, from the coding sequence ATGGTCCTGAGCCGCCCCCTCCCCCCCTGGCCCTTCCTCCTCCCCGCCCTCCTCACGGGCGGGGGGGTGGTCCTTCCCCTGGTCTACCTGGTGGTGCGGGCCCTGGAGGCCAGGCCCGAGGTCCTTTTGAACCTCCTCCTCCGGCCCAAGACCCTGGGGCTTTTCGCCAACACCCTGGCCCTCCTCCTCTTTGTTCTCCTCCTGACCACCCTTTTGGCCCTGCCCCTGGCCTGGCTCACCACCCGGACCGACCTCAAGGGCAAGCGGTTCCTCGCCCTCCTTTTGGCCCTGCCCCTGGCCGTTCCGGGGTACGTGGGGGCCTACGCCCTCCTCGCCGCCACAGGGCCGGGCGGGCTCCTTCCCCTGCCCCGGCCGGAGGGGTTCTGGGGGGCGGGCCTCGTCCTCGCCCTCTTCACCTACCCCTACCTCTTCCTGAACCTCCGCGCGGCCTTCCTGGGCCTGGACCCCGGCCAGGAGGAGGCGGCCCGCACCCTGGGGCACGGTCCCTTTTCCGTCTTCCTCCGGGTCACCCTGCCTCAGCTTTTCCCCGCCTTCCTCTCGGGCTGGATGGTGGTGGGCCTGCACGTCCTGGGGGACTTCGGGGTGGTGAGCCTCCTCCGGTACGAGACCTTCTCCTACGCCATCTACCTCCAGTACAGCGCCGCCTTTGACCGGACCTACGCCGCCGCTTTGGCCCTCTTCCTCCTCCTCCTCACCGGGGGGGTCCTGGGCCTCGAGGCCCTCCTCCTCCGCCGCTACGTGGGAGGCCGCGTGGGGAGGGGTTCGGCCCGGGCCGCCCAGCCTGCGCCCCTGGGAAGGCTTAGGCCCCTGGCCTACGGCCTCCTCCTCCTTCCCCCCCTCCTCGCCTTGGGCTTCCCCCTCTACACCCTTTTCCACCTGGCCCTCCGCTTCCCGGGGAGCGGCCTTTCCGAGGTGGGCCTGGCCTTCGCCCACTCGGCCCTGGCCTCGAGCCTGGCCGCGGCGCTGGTGGTGGCCATGGCCCTTCCCCTCGCCTACACCGGGGTGCGGTTTCCCTCCTTCTGGAGCCGGCTTCTGGAGCGGGTGGCCTACCTGGGCTACGCCACGCCGCCCTTGGCCTACGCCCTGGCCTGGATCTTCCTCTCCCTGCGCCTCTTCCCCTTCCTCTACCAGACCCTGCCCCTTCTGGTGTTGGCCTACAGCTTCCACCTCCTGGCCGAGGGGCTCGGGCCCATCCGGGCCGCCCTCTACCAGGTGCCGCCCCGCCTGGAGGAGGCCGCCCGGACCCTGGGCCGCACCCCGGTCCAGGCCTTCTTCCAGGTCACCTTCCCCCTGCTTTGGCGGGGGGCGGCCGCCGGGGGGGCTTTGGTCTTTATGGCGGGGATGAAGGAGCTGCCCCTCACCCTTCTCCTCGCCCCCCTGGGCTACACCACTTTGGCCACGCGGGTTTTCGGATACACTCAGGAAGCCATGTTCGCCGAGGCCGCGCCCTTCGCCCTCCTTCTGGTCCTCCTCTCCGCGGCCTTCGTGGGGGTTTTGCTGTGGAGCGAGAAGCGCTGA